A region of the Silene latifolia isolate original U9 population chromosome 9, ASM4854445v1, whole genome shotgun sequence genome:
tgttgtgatattattgtgcatTACCATGAAAATATTCGGCTGATAAGAGAGTAGCATAAAAAAACACatttagtgttattgtgatgttattgctTGTCGTCCCTTTCTCAATTCTTTGTTATCATACTCATTATTGTCACATTACTCGAATGTTGATCTCTCCCCCATGCTACtcgttattgtgatgttattgtcatTTTGTTGTCCACCGACCGTACTCATTATAATAATTTATCATCGTCCCCGATCTTTCTCTCGTCtctattgttgaagacaatgcagtcttaactattggggattcttctaataacaatatattcACCAGCCCAACCTGTTCGCATTTAAGAaaacgatgagtttgttccaACTCTTCATTACAAAGAAGACACCCGGGGTACTGAGCAAAGGTAAGGACTGTGAGAGTGATTTTACGCCTAAACGTGAcatgttctttcttaccttggacgATGCGATACGCTTCTACAACATATATGCATTGGCTTGCGGATTTGATGTGAAGAGGTACACAAATGCGAAGTATAAGGGGGCGTCGGCAAAATCACCGGTCTCAGTAATGATGTGGGTATAGGGATATGAAAAGAAAAATGCGACTTGAAGCAACAAATCACGAAGCTGGGTAATTTGAGTACAAAGAGAGAACAAAGAGCGAAGAATTAGACAACCAAAGAAGCATGCTCTAACAAGGTGTGGCTGCAAGGCGCACATGAGGTTGAAAACCCGTGAAAAAACCGACGACAGATCGGGTCGGGATATATTGTGGACGTCTTTGTAGACGTTCACAATCACTCTTTTACTCACAAAAACAGAGTTCCAAAAGCTCTCAAGGGACGTCCATGACTACATTAAGAGgaccattattgatcatactaagctcaacataggtccaacattgagcttcagaattctcaaggaatactcaaatggttatcagaatatcggtgcctctttactagacttcaaaaacttcaaacgaaatatcaagtgtttcattggggataaggatgctaaaatgttcattgggcatttcaaaatgTTGGCTGAAACAAATGGGTTCTATTTTGCTTATGATCAGgatgagaacaaatgcttgacgaaggttatttaggctgataaggaagggataaacaactacaagttatatggagacacgatctcgtttgaccctacttatgggtcaaacaaatatttcatggcgtttactcccttcaccggagtagaccacaacaagaagacggTAACTTTTGCAGCTGGGTTACTTGACTTCGAGAGTCAGGATTCATTTGAGTGGATTTTTAAAAAATTCCTCGAAGCAATGGGGCGGCAGCAACCTCAGTGTGTAATCACAAACCATTGCCCTGGAATTAAAAAGGCATGCCCATATGTCTTCAAGCATTCTGTGCACAAgtactgcatgtggcatatcatgcagaAAATGCCTGAGAAGGTGGGAAGGGCAATCTGCAATGACACGAAATTTATGACCGACATAAATGCCGTTGTTTGGGATGTCGACCTCGAGCCAGAAGAATTTGAACAGAACTGGAAAACTGTTATTGAAGCCCATGGTATGGAAATCAACCGGTGATTGAAGTATGTATTTGCAATAAGATAAAAGTGGATACCGGCTTACTTTCGGGATCTGCCTCTAGGTTGTTTGCTGCGGACAACCCAGAGATCCGAAAGTTCAAACAGCTATTTCAAGCGGTTTGAAAGCCACTTTGGAACCCTTGTCGAGTTCTGGATGAGGTACAGTTCCGCAATAGAGCAGCAAAGGCATTCACAAAGGAGGTTGGACACTGCCAACGAGCATAGTATGCTCGAGAAAGTAGGGCCGATGAAGGTAGAGATGCATGCCTCACTTGTCTACACGCATCCAATCCTTGCAGACTTTCAGAACGAAGTCAAACATGCCATATGCAGCATGGGGGTCGGGGATTTGACAAGAGTAGGGACAGTGGAGTATCATGACATTCGTGATGGACTGAAGCACAGAGACTTCCGAGTGGAATTTAACACCAAAACTAACGAGAGAAAATGTGCATGTAAGCTAATTGAGAGGCATGGCATTGTTTGTCGGCATATACTGtgggtgtggaatggtaggcATGTACACATGATACCTGAGACTTATGTCCttgctcgatggacaaagaaatcctacaggccaattgtccgagatgaaaatggaaaggtgATAGAAGACATTGACGAAGCTGACATCAAGAAAGCtgagatgtcaaaggtttggtctgaAATTTATGCAACTGTCGGGGTGATGGACAGTTATGCTACGGTTAAACAGATGAAGCAACTGCAGAAAATCCTGACACAGTTCAGGGAGAACATCACAGGACCAATTGAACCGAAAACTAAAAACCAGGAAATCGAGGCTCTTCTTGGCATCACAGCTTCAAATGATATTGACCTTCGACCGCCAAACAAGGCAGAGAATAAGGGCAGTGGCAAAAGATTAAGGTCCTCCAAAGAAAAGGCCAAGACC
Encoded here:
- the LOC141601919 gene encoding protein FAR1-RELATED SEQUENCE 1-like, encoding MGRQQPQCVITNHCPGIKKACPYVFKHSVHKYCMWHIMQKMPEKVGRAICNDTKFMTDINAVVWDVDLEPEEFEQNWKTVIEAHGCLLRTTQRSESSNSYFKRFESHFGTLVEFWMRYSSAIEQQRHSQRRLDTANEHSMLEKVGPMKVEMHASLVYTHPILADFQNEVKHAICSMGVGDLTRVGTVEYHDIRDGLKHRDFRVEFNTKTNERKCACKLIERHGIVCRHILWVWNGRHVIEDIDEADIKKAEMSKVWSEIYATVGVMDSYATVKQMKQLQKILTQFRENITGPIEPKTKNQEIEALLGITASNDIDLRPPNKAENKGSGKRLRSSKEKAKTMPQNRKRRCGNCKKWVNHNSRTCNLPFDESAPSDDDDEEESETEEAQLKVAELQNERMRRQLKEKKNRNYTEADMDNQFIAGVNALKKYYTEVDISISGDWTPVLKAMELMEAYKNPFQDESVEVESTVQGPARRRQRIE